Proteins encoded within one genomic window of Microbacterium sp. LKL04:
- a CDS encoding MarP family serine protease, whose amino-acid sequence MLVVDIIVVLVLIAALFGGLLRGLVATAGTLVGIILGAVIAVWLTPVIAPTFAGWEYRSLVLAIIALGIVVILASIGTAVGARLRRGVDRAKLAPLDRILGGLVNTVAAAIVLLLASGAIVGSGMPVVAPAVASSRVLGAIDAITPPAVDSALAELRGFIVDEGIPRVGDLLAPEVEPTAPPVSLDDPQLERAAASVARISGNAYACGASLTGSGFVVANDLVVTNAHVVAGVDTPLVELPGRDAEEGRVVYFDPIDDIAVISVAGLDARPLPIVGDVAAGTPVAVQGYPLGGPFTSTSAYVLSVGNAIVSDIYEDSSQPREIYALEADVRPGNSGGPLLTAKGEVTGLVFARGQDDATRGYAMTTEELQPALEVSADAATVSSGKCAR is encoded by the coding sequence GTGCTCGTCGTCGACATCATCGTCGTGCTCGTGCTCATCGCGGCACTGTTCGGCGGGCTGCTGCGCGGCCTCGTCGCGACGGCGGGGACCCTCGTCGGCATCATCCTCGGCGCGGTGATCGCGGTCTGGCTCACGCCCGTCATCGCGCCCACCTTCGCCGGCTGGGAGTACCGCAGCCTCGTCCTCGCGATCATCGCCCTCGGGATCGTCGTCATTCTCGCCTCGATCGGAACCGCCGTCGGCGCGCGCCTGCGCCGTGGGGTCGACCGCGCGAAGCTCGCGCCCCTCGATCGGATCCTCGGCGGGCTCGTGAACACGGTCGCCGCCGCCATCGTCCTCCTCCTCGCGAGCGGTGCGATCGTCGGGTCCGGGATGCCGGTGGTCGCTCCCGCCGTGGCGTCCTCCCGCGTGCTGGGCGCCATCGACGCGATCACCCCACCCGCGGTCGATTCCGCGCTCGCCGAGCTCCGCGGCTTCATCGTCGACGAGGGCATCCCGCGCGTCGGCGACCTGCTGGCACCCGAGGTCGAGCCCACGGCGCCCCCGGTGTCGCTCGACGATCCGCAGCTCGAGCGGGCCGCGGCATCCGTCGCCCGCATCAGCGGCAACGCGTACGCCTGCGGAGCGTCGCTGACCGGGTCGGGGTTCGTCGTCGCGAACGACCTCGTCGTCACGAACGCCCACGTCGTGGCGGGCGTCGACACCCCGCTCGTCGAGCTCCCGGGTCGGGATGCCGAGGAGGGACGCGTCGTCTACTTCGATCCGATCGATGACATCGCCGTGATCAGCGTCGCCGGTCTCGACGCGCGGCCACTGCCCATCGTGGGCGACGTCGCGGCCGGCACGCCGGTCGCCGTCCAGGGCTACCCCCTCGGCGGACCCTTCACGAGCACCTCGGCGTACGTCCTCTCGGTGGGGAACGCGATCGTGTCGGACATCTACGAGGACAGCTCGCAGCCCCGTGAGATCTACGCGCTCGAGGCGGACGTGCGCCCGGGCAACTCCGGTGGCCCGCTGCTGACGGCGAAGGGCGAAGTGACCGGCCTCGTCTTCGCGCGGGGGCAGGACGACGCGACGCGCGGGTACGCCATGACGACGGAGGAACTCCAGCCTGCGCTCGAGGTCTCGGCCGACGCGGCGACCGTGTCGTCCGGGAAATGCGCGCGCTGA
- a CDS encoding NUDIX hydrolase: MTRTLPSSPIGVAVSTVIFRLRRDADDARIELPLVRRTRDPPEGQWALPGGWVDPAENVEATASRTLAETTGLAPSYLEQLYAFGDVGRSPGRVVSIVYWALVREDVTEATQQHNVAWFDATALPELAFDHNHIVDYALWRLRNKVGYSRIAHGFLPDRFTLAELREVYEAILGRRLDPANFRRQVEGSGTLIPTDDFRTGSHRPARLYRYNQDVELAERGPLPQ, translated from the coding sequence ATGACAAGAACACTGCCTTCCTCCCCCATCGGCGTCGCCGTGTCGACGGTCATCTTCCGCCTGCGGCGGGATGCCGACGATGCGCGCATAGAGCTGCCGCTCGTGCGTCGGACGCGCGACCCGCCTGAAGGCCAGTGGGCCCTGCCGGGCGGGTGGGTCGACCCTGCCGAGAACGTCGAGGCGACGGCATCCCGCACCCTCGCGGAGACCACCGGACTGGCACCGAGCTACCTCGAACAGCTGTACGCCTTCGGGGACGTCGGGCGCTCCCCCGGCCGCGTCGTGTCGATCGTCTACTGGGCGCTCGTGCGCGAGGACGTCACCGAAGCGACCCAACAGCACAACGTCGCCTGGTTCGACGCCACGGCCCTGCCGGAGCTGGCCTTCGACCATAACCACATCGTCGACTACGCCCTGTGGCGGCTGCGGAACAAGGTGGGCTACAGCCGCATCGCCCACGGCTTCCTCCCCGACCGCTTCACCCTCGCCGAACTCCGCGAGGTCTACGAGGCGATCCTCGGCCGGCGTCTCGACCCCGCGAACTTCCGCCGCCAGGTGGAGGGCTCGGGGACCCTCATCCCCACCGATGACTTCCGCACCGGCAGCCACCGGCCCGCCCGCCTCTACCGCTACAACCAGGACGTCGAGTTGGCCGAGCGCGGCCCGCTCCCACAGTGA
- a CDS encoding L-serine ammonia-lyase: MTPSIGVFDLFTVGIGPSSSHTVGPMRAAADYVSRIDARRAARVQVDLYGSLAATGRGHGTLTAVLLGLEGLEPEEVRPAEVEERTAAIADERRVRLGGTGDVPLCEDDIVLHPLTILPGHTNGLRLQAWDADGLLLDEAVYYSTGGGFIVRDGEQAQVTTATAVPFPFETAAELLAHCDSEGLSMAEIQRRNELASRDEVEIETGILHLADVMSESVASGAAREGMLPGGLRVPRRAPAWRNRLRLDDPTGEDPALWQEWVNFVALAVNEENASGGRIVTAPTNGAAGIIPAVLHYATHYAAKGRSREAVVIPFLLTAAAIGVLYKARASISGAEVGCQGEVGSASSMAAAGLAEVLGGTPRQVENAAEIAMEHNLGLTCDPIGGLVQIPCIERNAIAAAKAINAAKMALWGDGTHRVSLDEVIVTMRETGRDMSSKYKETALGGLAVSVVEC; this comes from the coding sequence ATGACCCCGAGCATCGGCGTCTTCGACCTGTTCACCGTCGGTATCGGGCCCTCCAGCTCGCACACGGTGGGGCCGATGCGGGCCGCAGCGGACTACGTGTCGCGGATCGACGCTCGACGTGCTGCCCGGGTACAGGTCGACCTCTACGGTTCGCTCGCGGCGACCGGCCGCGGGCACGGGACGCTCACGGCCGTGCTCCTCGGGTTGGAGGGGCTCGAGCCCGAGGAGGTTCGGCCCGCCGAGGTGGAGGAGCGGACGGCGGCGATCGCTGACGAGCGTCGGGTTCGCCTCGGCGGTACCGGGGATGTGCCCCTCTGCGAGGACGACATCGTCCTGCATCCCCTCACGATCCTCCCCGGCCACACCAACGGCCTGCGACTGCAGGCGTGGGACGCCGACGGGCTGCTGCTGGACGAGGCCGTGTACTACTCGACCGGCGGTGGGTTCATCGTCCGCGACGGCGAGCAGGCGCAGGTGACGACGGCAACCGCAGTGCCGTTCCCCTTCGAGACGGCGGCCGAGCTCCTGGCCCATTGCGACAGCGAAGGCCTCTCCATGGCCGAGATCCAGCGCCGCAACGAGCTCGCCTCACGCGACGAGGTCGAGATCGAGACCGGCATCCTGCATCTCGCCGACGTCATGAGCGAGAGCGTCGCCTCCGGCGCCGCGCGGGAGGGGATGCTGCCGGGCGGCCTGCGGGTCCCGCGCCGCGCGCCCGCCTGGCGGAACCGGCTTCGCCTCGACGACCCGACGGGCGAGGACCCCGCGCTGTGGCAGGAGTGGGTGAACTTCGTCGCCCTCGCGGTGAACGAGGAGAATGCGTCCGGCGGACGGATCGTGACCGCACCGACGAACGGCGCCGCGGGGATCATCCCCGCCGTCCTGCACTACGCGACCCATTACGCGGCGAAGGGGCGATCTCGCGAGGCGGTCGTCATCCCCTTCCTGCTCACCGCCGCCGCGATCGGCGTCCTCTACAAGGCCCGCGCCTCGATCTCGGGCGCCGAGGTCGGCTGTCAGGGCGAGGTCGGCTCGGCATCCTCGATGGCGGCAGCGGGGCTCGCCGAGGTGCTCGGCGGAACACCGCGACAGGTTGAGAACGCCGCCGAGATCGCGATGGAGCACAACCTCGGCCTCACGTGCGACCCGATCGGCGGTCTCGTCCAGATCCCGTGCATCGAACGCAACGCGATCGCCGCGGCCAAGGCGATCAACGCCGCCAAGATGGCGCTGTGGGGCGACGGCACCCACCGCGTCTCGCTCGACGAGGTCATCGTGACCATGCGCGAGACGGGGCGGGACATGAGCAGCAAGTACAAGGAGACGGCGCTCGGCGGCCTCGCGGTCAGCGTCGTGGAATGTTGA